From the genome of Thermococcus chitonophagus, one region includes:
- a CDS encoding RNA-guided endonuclease InsQ/TnpB family protein has product MKLSRTVVLESYPLTRRKFKAVKEIYEDYSGLLLILTEYAFENKIRNPIKLRSSIPDEVKEEYELPSHYYYTACQDAVTRVKGFLEKKRKGKAKTERPVVKNVSLWLDDVLWDYKRFPQFNTLKNGKKILIIRLTTKRRPIKLPLKPHKLFFKYLSEGWRVKAGVKLKLVEEERKVLAYFTFEKEFDEPEVTGSFIAVDYNADNISFGNHDFLVQVKTGLGRMTRFYSDVRREVQRTHLTGWKKKLPSRKGRELLKKFGQRKMNRKVDLQRKLALRLVELAGELNATIILEAIPKNFNQKVVKRRRKREKKLRNILHNIGMNSFQRFVFEKAVEHGVPVVFINPAYSSQVCPNCGAFRVKPNDDALRQRAFTCPVCGFTADRDFAAVLNLLGLFPFSPKADEPPAEGSVSPVTLVAEANLLHQKNSLVIISQGLKRQ; this is encoded by the coding sequence AGGATTATTCTGGATTATTACTAATTCTGACTGAGTACGCTTTTGAAAATAAGATTAGGAATCCAATCAAGCTCAGGAGTTCAATTCCAGATGAAGTAAAAGAGGAGTATGAACTGCCGAGTCACTACTATTACACTGCCTGCCAGGATGCTGTGACGAGGGTGAAGGGTTTTCTTGAAAAGAAGAGGAAGGGTAAAGCTAAAACAGAAAGGCCAGTAGTTAAAAATGTTTCCTTGTGGCTGGATGACGTCCTGTGGGACTACAAGAGGTTCCCCCAATTCAATACCCTCAAGAACGGTAAGAAAATATTAATAATCCGGTTAACGACCAAAAGAAGACCAATAAAACTTCCACTAAAACCACACAAACTCTTCTTCAAGTATTTGAGTGAGGGGTGGAGGGTCAAGGCGGGAGTGAAACTCAAGTTAGTTGAAGAGGAGAGGAAAGTCCTCGCCTACTTTACCTTTGAGAAGGAGTTTGATGAACCCGAAGTTACGGGAAGCTTTATTGCAGTGGACTACAATGCTGACAACATCTCCTTTGGCAATCACGACTTCCTAGTCCAAGTTAAAACTGGCTTGGGTAGAATGACCAGATTTTACTCCGACGTTAGGAGGGAAGTTCAGAGAACGCACTTGACTGGTTGGAAGAAGAAACTTCCCTCAAGAAAAGGAAGAGAACTCCTCAAGAAGTTTGGTCAAAGGAAAATGAACAGGAAGGTTGACTTGCAGAGAAAGCTCGCCTTAAGACTCGTTGAACTTGCCGGAGAGTTGAACGCTACAATAATCCTTGAGGCAATTCCAAAGAACTTCAACCAGAAAGTGGTTAAGAGGAGAAGGAAGAGAGAGAAGAAGTTGAGGAATATTCTGCACAATATTGGGATGAATAGTTTTCAGCGGTTTGTTTTTGAAAAGGCGGTCGAGCATGGTGTTCCCGTTGTTTTTATAAATCCTGCATACTCTTCACAAGTTTGCCCTAATTGTGGAGCGTTTAGGGTTAAGCCCAATGACGACGCACTGCGTCAGAGGGCTTTCACTTGCCCTGTCTGTGGATTCACTGCGGACAGGGATTTTGCTGCTGTGTTGAACTTGCTGGGGCTGTTTCCGTTCAGCCCAAAGGCTGATGAACCACCAGCTGAGGGCTCGGTGAGTCCCGTGACGCTGGTGGCTGAAGCCAACCTCCTGCACCAAAAAAACTCCTTGGTAATAATTAGTCAGGGATTGAAACGACAGTAG
- a CDS encoding AAA family ATPase — translation MQEETELRVYFSILKAISERNRRLKEIANYLGLPARSVYPYIDTLMRLGLVEKETPTLGSRKVSLYRIADPVLLTWFTFNVPST, via the coding sequence GTGCAGGAGGAAACGGAGCTTAGGGTTTACTTTTCAATTCTAAAAGCGATCTCTGAGAGAAATAGGAGGCTTAAGGAGATCGCCAACTATCTCGGGCTTCCCGCCAGGAGCGTTTATCCCTACATCGACACCTTGATGAGGCTCGGTCTCGTTGAGAAGGAAACTCCTACACTGGGTAGCAGGAAGGTTAGCCTGTACAGAATAGCCGATCCGGTATTGCTAACTTGGTTCACCTTTAACGTACCCTCAACTTGA
- a CDS encoding DUF234 domain-containing protein — protein MILRSPIEFKKIGRWWFKGEEIDIVALDKNVAYLIEVKWSDLREKDAKKALSP, from the coding sequence TTGATATTGAGAAGCCCCATAGAGTTCAAGAAAATTGGAAGGTGGTGGTTCAAGGGAGAGGAGATAGATATCGTTGCGTTGGACAAAAACGTTGCCTATCTAATTGAGGTTAAGTGGTCAGATTTAAGGGAGAAAGACGCTAAGAAAGCCCTATCTCCTTAA